From the Hevea brasiliensis isolate MT/VB/25A 57/8 chromosome 13, ASM3005281v1, whole genome shotgun sequence genome, the window ACCAAAATGAATAaaaatcaataattttattgatttattgaTTTAAATAACCATACTAATATTCAATTCAAAAATCATAACCCCAATACAGGAAAGATCGACAATTCATTCACTGGTCATTTTATGACCTTATGTTCAATGGGCGGTTAGAAAGAATGAGATAAACCTGTTGGAAGAGTTCACATGGAAAGGGCTCATCTTATCAGTCATCATCCAATGTACAATTCACTCCCATAATGAACTGACAACATTGCTATTAACATTAGTACTCATCTAGGAAATGAGATGCGGAGAGAATGTTAACAGGAAAAAAAGACACTATAATGAAAGATACTCGGTTCTTGTTTGGTTAAATCTTACAAGAAATAGGAAATAGAGGAGGAAAAGAAGGATCATGTAAAATGGTAAACATTGTTATTTCCATTTCATGTATTTTCCcctatatttttgggacttaTTTTTAAAGAGAATACACAGCTTCTTAGAATTAAATTTCCATTTCTGTCACATCTCAATCTCCTCTCATTTAAGAGTCCTGAACAAACATGCTTATTGTTACGCAATCTCAACAGTACCCCTTGATGCCTTGTTTGTGATTAACATACAAGCAGGTTGCTACTAGTAGTAAGGAAGATGGTACCTACTTGGTTAAATAGTTTCCTTCCGCTCTTGGGATCCAGCACCTTACCTAATTTAAGCTTGCCTTGACAAAAGACTATCGAGATGTTGGCCCAGATGGTCATAAGGTGAAGGATTAGCATTGATAGCCTCATCTCACTATGGTGCATGATTAGGGAAAGAGCTCACGATAAGTTGACATGCATTTCCTCCCCTATAATTGCAAATATTTCATCCACCCTGAAATCAATATTTGAGGCAGTCGTATTAATGACATTTGCATAATTCAAGaataaagataaaaatttagCTGGCTTTTTTTTCCCTCCATAATTGAAGTAACAGCTATAATGGATATCGTGATTCATGTGCAACATTGAATAGGTTCTCAAATTCCAACCTACCTATGGATATCTATATTCACCTCTGCCAGCCATGTTGTTAGGTAAACCTGCAATGCAATGAACTTCAGCAATTCACATGACCATTGTAAATGAAAGCATGTCAGCATAAGAAAATAATGTTTATTATATctggaaaaaaaaataatgaagaaaAGCAAGTACAAGGGCTATGTAAATCCTGGTACAGCACTAGCCCAAGTATTAGGCATGATTTCTTTTACCAACTTATGCATAAGGACACGGTGCTTACATGATATAAAATGAAATGATCTTTGGCATGGTTGGGCAATGtggaataatatttatatatagtaATGATTATTGAAATCAATACCTGCAAAATATCCTCATTTGGTTGACTCTTGAATTGCATGTTACGCATATCATACTTCCCTTCCACCAATCTTGGAGGCACTGGTTTACAGGTTTCCTTCGAATACAAGTTGCAAATGCTCAGATCATCAAATTCTCCTGGATAAAGCTCATTTGACCAATACAACTCATTGACTTGTGGAACCTCACAGCTAATTGTAAGCAACTCCACTACAAGTAGTCTCTGAGATGAATAGCAGCAAGATGAATAATTGGTAAAGTGTCTAAAACAAAGAAGGATGCTCGAAACCAGCAGCAAATACAAGTGATCACCTCATCATAGTAAAAGATTGCAATTTACCTTCAAATTGAGCTCAGATATAAACATTTGAACAAGCTCCTCTGCTAACTGCTCTGAAATCATTCAAATATTAGAATCATCAATGGTAAATCTCATCAACAAGACAATAAAAGATTTGGCCATTTAAACCTTAAAATTCAAACTTCTGCTAGAAGATGATCAAACAAAAACCAACTTGATAAATAAGATAGGGATGAGATAATGGTAATGTGATGCCATGAACTGGAATTTTGATGtctcaaaactttaaaatggtACATACATTATACAACATTTGCAGATAAGTACATACCAAATGAAGAAATTGGCCAAAATGCAAAGACTGGAATCCCAGCACCATCACCAGTGTCATTATTATCCTCAGAACTACTAGAAAATTGCAGAATAGGACTACTGCCTGTCCCTTTGACATAGCATCTCATGGATCTACTAGTGTTGACCATGTGAGTTACAACAGTCACCTGCAAAGAAATTATTACAATGAACACAATAAACAAAGCCCAAGCAAGTTACTTGAGAAAAGCCCTTGTCTATAACTTCATATGGTTGATCAATGCCTACGTATTTAAGGATATTTGCATTAATAGAGTTACAGACAAGGTGCATATTCCTTTTGCATAAAGTGTCATTATTAGAACTTATACACCTAACTTACGCTATCCTTAATTTAATGTAATTCCAAACCAAAATTCTGGGAATTTACATAAAATAAGGAGAAAGTAATGGGATTCCATTCGTAATCTCGATGATGCAATAAAATTTCAACACAGTTTCTTACCCATAAATTGTTTGCTCAACCACATTCAACTATTCAACTTTCCATGTGTGTATGCATTCATTAGGAATTACAAACAGAAAAGAAGTGTGTGCTTTATCTTCGTACCATATCCTTGTAGGATGACAAAAGTTTGCTCCTATGAAGCTcctaaaaaaaaagaataagagTAAGCAGCACATAAAATGATTTCCAGCTCACAGGTGGGATAGAAAATAACCTGTTGTTTAAACAATTTGGAACAAGCTTTCTTCCGAATATCTGGCATATCATTTAGGGACCCCAGCTCCATTGAAGGCATGTATCtgaattaaaattaatcaagcaTTTTCTCAGTAAACAACCACAGAACAAAATGAACACTaaatgaaagaaagaaagaatgaAAATAAATTTGCGATACTTTTGAGAGAGATAAGCGTTGACAAGGGAAGTAGCGTGAGATCTcccagaagaggaagaagacacCCATTGGGGCCTGTAAGAGGCTAACTTTGACCACTGGTTTCTCAAATTTCGCTGAGCCGCCGGTCTCCATAGCCGCGAAACTGACGGTGGCAGTGGCGAGGAGCCGTAGTAAGAGGAAGTAGCAGAGGAAGAGGTTTGCTCTGGGGTTTCCATTGCTGGAGTTTAGGTCTCGAAGAGTTCTTTACTGCACCTCCCCAACACTGTCCTTGAAgcttgaaaaaataaattaaaaaaaaaacatgggGCCCACCATGGTAATCCACGTCATCAGATTATCTGACGTGGTTATATATTCCCAGCGACGACTAACTTAACCAGTTAAGCCTCAATCTCTCCTCTTTTCGGTTGCGAATTGCGATACAAACACAGAAAGAGAGAGGGATCGGGCATGTCGTCACACAACAATTCTTCATCGTCGGCGAACGATCCACGCCAGCCATCGGCGGCGAAGCCTTACGCGCCGCCTATGGTTTTGCCTCAAGATCTTCCTGTCGATTACGCTGGTTTCATCGCCGTTATTTTCGGAGTTGCTGGCGTCATGTTCAGGGTTCGCACCCTTTCCTTTGACTTTACTAGCAATCGTGATATACTGATATTTCTCTTATTTATTAATTGTTTTGTGCTTATGCGAATTCTTTTTATTTTGTGATAGCTGATATGAATTGAAGTTTAGTTAATGTGCTACAATTAGTATGATATAAGTATATTTATCGATGACGCTCTTGGGATCTCAGAATTTTTGTCATAGatcttggattttttttttctctatctcGTTCTTTCAAATTTTTCATAACAAATATGAAAAATTTCTTGCTTAAGTTTAGACTATTAGTGGGTTCAAGTTGTTTTGTTGGATTTGATTAGTGTTGCTGGTGCGCTCTATCTTTTTCCTCAACTTTTTTCTAATATGTAATCTTGTATGTTTTTTTACTTGCTATTTTTTGGCAGTACAAGCTTTGCTCATGGCTTGCAATCATATTTTGTGCCCAATCACTTACCAACATGAGAAATATTGAGAATGATCTGAAACAGGTTTCCATGGCCTCCATGTAAGTTTGGTTCGTTTCTCCATCAGTTTTggttttatgcttgtattcattgCATGTGTTATGCTTATGGTATAATTGTTTGTTTATGTGTTATTCTCATAACCTTCGTTCTCTGAGGTTGTAACATATGATTTCATAGCATTGGGATGTTTAAGGTTGTAACATGTGTAGAGGTCCTCAAATATGTTAGAAGCCTCAAATAGATGCAAAGAAGTGAAAACAACTTGAAGGCAAGTGATTCTATGAGTGGTTATTTCTACTGTATTTGGTTGACCATCATTAAAATGGTTAAGGTTTGAGTGGGTGACGTGACATATGAAGTGAGTGGAGTGGATGCAGTGTATTGTTGAGTACCTGATAGGTAGTGTTGCTCTATGGTATCAATATGATCTTTGGGACTGCTAACAGATACATAATACGTAATACTTTATGAGTTTATGTTGTCTATAAACAATGATTGTTTATTCCTGGAATGATGAAGTGCAGCACACTGATTAAAGGTCTTCCATTCCTGTCTGCTCTTCCTGAAGAGAGTGAAATGCTTGTAGAGACTGTAGAGGCTTATACTTGGTCAGAAAATGTTTCTAATACAGTTACTGTAGGTTCATGCGTTGTGAAGATTGTATCACCCATCCCTTTGTTCACTTGATACGAGGGAGTATAATATGCCTGTTAGCATATCTCAATCTAGTGCTATGAGTTTGCTGACAGATTCATTGAGAATAGTCGAGAAACTGCACTTTTCTAGAAAGAGCTATGTATGGCACTTACATACACACAAAGTTTTACTGTTAGGAACAAAAGAGATTCCAAGTGTCCGTGTAGATTTTGCACTCATGGAGACACTTTTTGAGGAAAGTCAGGGTCAGAGCTGGTGAATGTCAATGCAAAATTGCAAATGTTTTGGTCTCAACTACCACTTTTCAGATGAAAATAGTCCGGCTGTCCTCTTAGTTCTCCTGTACATGGAAGACTAGCCTATATTTGAGTGATATTAAGAACCATTCCATGTTATTCTGAGTAAAATGAAGGCCACTAAGTGTTGATGACATAGGTTTCCTCAATCATCATAAGATTTTGGCAGAGAATGAAATTCTTATTCTGGAATTTTTTTTTACCAGATAATTGCTTTGCTTGAACATTTGCTTTATTTTAATCCATGCTTGTGAGATGGTCTATAAAGGGCAGAATGTAACACAAGAAATCAAAATGTCGATTTATTAACTTTATTATTAGAATAAAGATTGTCAAAGAGTAACATATAAGTAGACTTTGGGCTACAATTGGGCATTTATGACAGTTGACCATAATTGTAAATTTCATCATAGTTCATTAATAAGTTGTCTGCCATATCAAGCTAGTTAGGTCCCTGCACTACATATGCAGCAACGTAAGAAATATGAAGCTTGGCTGTAATTGTAAATTTCATCGTAGTTCATTAATAAGTTAAGTCCGCTATATCAAGCGAGTTAGGTCCCTGTACCACAGATGCAGCAATGTAAGACGATGAATTGTTGACTGACTTGGATTTGTGTTCATTATTATTTtggttattaattttaaattttatgtccTGGCACCAGGTTTGCAATCATGGGTTTGGTGACAAACTACTTGGGGCCTACACGACCCAGTGCACAAACACAAAAGTGAGATTCCTTCACTGAGAGATTAGAAGAGAAATAGTGACAATTTAGGTCCTTTTCATTTAATGATAATTATTGATTCTGAAGGCTAAGTTTATTGACTGGTGAGTGCTGATGTTACGAATATGGAGGGAACTGTGTACCTATAATGTTGAAATTCGTGTCTCGACTCAAGCTTTGCAATTTCTCTAGTTTGAAATGCTTTAACAATATTTTCTCAAATCACCTCTGTTACGATTTTCTTAGAACAAAGGCTGCGGCTATTAGCTTTTAACACTATTTCATCTGAGTTGAATTGATTTGAGGGCTCTCTGTTTTGAACCCATTACTTAATAAATGGGCAGCTCGTTAGGATTTTTTCTTCTTTACTATTTTTAATAAAGAAATATCTCAGAAGTCCTGGTCAGATTTACATTTGGTTTGATTGGAAGCCTCCAAGGAAAGGAAAATGGTACGAGTTTTTATGCAGGAATAATTATTCCAAAGGATACAAGTCCCTCAATTTCATGGAATTGAAATTCTAAGTGGCTGAAGAAAACCTAGTTTCGTAGCTATTCCATGCCTTGAAAGTAGGACATTTTCATGGCAACTCTTGTCAAATTTTCTcaacaaaaatcaaatttctctTCTGCTTTTGTTCCATGGGACTGTTACATGGAATAATTCCTCAACGGGCCATTTCTACTACACCTTTTAATCGTttatggttttgattgtttagcGATATCCTCTTAGGCCTATTATATTTCAGTTTGCCTTTTGGAATACTCTCTCTTAGGGTTCTGAAGAAATTGTATAACTATTCTATCGAACTTTACCGATAATGATCTCCCTTCTTATTATGTTATCACCTTTTAAAAACCATGCTCCCATGCAAGCCCAAATGAGTGCTAAACCAGAACCCTCTTGACCAAGAACTATAAACATCAATTAACCTACAATTTAGAGTAGTTTAGTGGAATGTGTTAGATCAGACATTAATGGAATGTGTGCAGAATTCCAGGAAGGGTTCATAGCAAGAGTAGCAGATCATGGAAAGATAATGGAGTGGGCTTCACAAGGGAAAGTATCGTCTTTCTCTAGTATTGCATGCTTCTTGAGCCATTGTGGATGGAATCCCACAATGGAGGGTCTTAGCAGCGGAATCCCCTTTCTTTGTTGGCCTTACTTTGCAGGTCAATTACATAATATCTGAATCCGTATCAAAATGGGATCATAGCAAGGCATGGATTAGAAACAAAATAAAAAGACTGCTTTTGGACGATGTTATAAAGCAAATGCTTTTAATCGGAAGGAAATGGCTAGAAAGAGTTTAGCTGCAGGTGGATCTTTCAAGAATTTTCAAGTCTTTATTGAACAAATCAAGAATTAGGAAGTCCCTGGTAAGTGTATCTAAGTTTGATATAACAGTGAACATTACTGATGTATTCCATTTCAGTCATAGACTTCTGAATTatatccaaattttctcaattatATATGAGCAGGCAACTAAAGAACTTCTAGCTTCATCTCCTTCCTTGCaataagaaagagagagagggagagagggagagagagagagaatgagcatAAGATATCCATCGATTctaatgtattttttttatatataattaattctgTCTTCATCTCCACTGACAAGTACCAGATTTGTTTATTGTAATATAGCAATCAACTCAACATGGCTAAgaacatttaaataataaattttagttttgggtatTGCTATGTATTGATTTTGTCCTAAAAGGACAAAAATGATAATGCAGAGAGGAAAAACAAGAGtttgtaagaaagaagatgaccatAAGATTCTGCAGGCAATATGTTTAGCCGCTTAAGAACAAAATGTAAGTATTTAGCATTGGCAAAATGTCAGTATCTTTAGGCCAGCCATTTCTATTGGGTTGCTAGATCAGAATGAATGAAATGTTTGCAGAATTGTCAGAAGGATTCAAGAACACAAGATatccattataatttattttctgaCAATTCTATCTTCATCTCCTCTGACAAATACAAGATTTATTGAATTTAGTATAGCAATCGACCTAACATAGCTAAAAAtatcaaattataaaaattaatatgatAGTTACATTATTATCATATTGAAATGTCTTTATAAAACAAAGaatcaaataatttgaaaataaatatctTGATTTAGGGTATCAATCTTCCCTTGTTTTGCCACTAGGCCAAAGCCTTGTCGGCATCTAGAAGTAAGCAGTTCATTGAGCGAGCCATCATCCTTTTAATTCATAGAGGGAAACAAACAAAAGCCTAATAAAACGAGAAGAGCCTGACAATTACATTCTACAATATGTGCGAGGACGAAGTCTGGAGGCAAGGCCTAAGTACAAACAAGTGCATGGGCAATGACTTCAGCATCAACATATGTTTAGGCAATCTAGATTAATATGATAGTTACATTATTCGATCATATTCAACCCTGTCCAGTAGCTATAGAATTTATCAGTACATCCTGCACTGCAGACCTGAGAAAATAACCCCTCCTACAGTGACTGAATTTATTGCCTTACATGATCTCcctgaagaaaaaaaatatatacatagGCTTCAAGTAAAAGATTAGCTTTCAATTTTCACTTTCAGGGACAAAAAATAATTTGGATTATTTTGGGCAAGGAGGACAAGGAAAAACACAACAGAGTCAAGCAAAAGCTACAGGAAGAATAGACCAAGTGTATTGTTAAGCAGTGCTTTTCCATTTAAATTAACCTGATTATTTTCTGACGACTCTATTTTATCTCCATTGAGAAATACAAGTTTTCTCTAATACAACATGAGAATCAACCCCATGTGGCTAAAGCTACGCAATTATTTATGTAAGATGTAGGTGTACATACTAGTTTTGTGATAAAATGACAAAAGCAATAATACAGTATCAAACAAACAAATGCCGAATAAAAGGAGAAAGAGGATGCCAATTGAGTTCCCCATCTAGATTTAAGTACAGAGGCAATGACTTTACCAACAACAAAAGTACAGACGGTTAATAACATACTAATAGTAATTAGTCGTAGTCAATGATATCATTGACGCCTATTGTTTAAGcacttgaaaataaaataatcGAACTGGAGAAAATGATATATATACACATTCTGTGATCAAATCATGCAAGCCTCTGTTCATTTCTCTATCATGGGCAGGAAACCACATGTGGTTGTTGTACCATACCCAGCACAAGGCCATGTTGCTCCTCTAATGAAGTTGGCATACAACTTAGCCGACCATGGGGTTAAGGTCACATTCGTTAATACAGAATCCACTCATGTGAAAGTCATGTCTGCGATGCCTGAGAAATTTAAAGAGGAAAGCCCAATAAGCCTAGTTTCAGTTCCTGTAGAATTAGACGGAACAGATGCAAAAGAATTCGTAGAGAGTGCACCCAGTTTTATGCCAGGTCATCTGCAAAATTTGATTGAAAACATAAACGAGTTAAACAATGATGACCAAGTAACTCATATCATTGCTGATATAACAGCTGGGTGGGCACTGGAAGCAGCCAAGAAAATGGACATCAAGCCAGCTGCATTTGTACCTTTTGGAGTAGCAAACTTGGCTTTGGTTCTGCATAATCAAATGCTTATTGAGGCTGGAATCATTGATGTTGATGGTAAGAACATGAAGTATACCTTTAACACTTATAATTTGTCTATAAAATTATGCTAAACTTTAACCTTGTTCGTTGGATGAGCTATAATCCTCCTCATCCCAGTCTTAGCAGTTAGGAAGATTCAAACCTAAGATTCTAAACCATTTATGTTAGGCTTTAATTTTACTTGTTAATTATTCTGCTTTGTCATCTGACAATTATGCAACTGAAAGCATGCTCTATGCAAACAAACCAAGCTGAAATGTCATACCACCGAAATGAAAAAGGCAATTCAATAGTTTTGGTTAGTATTTAAACATTGATACGTAGTAAAGAATTTGATTTGTGACTGAAATATGGTAGTGATCTTGAAAGAAGCACTTGAAATTCTCTGCAGGAATTCAAATGAAAGATGAGCGTATCTGCCTGTCAAAGAAGATTCCTGCCTGGAACAAAAATGAACTCCTTTGGAGCTTCCCAGGCAATCCAGATACGGAGAAATTCATGTTTCAACACTTTGTTCGTAAAATTGCAGAAAATGTCAAAATTTGTAATTGGCTTCTCGCCAACTCTTTTTATGAACTTGAGCCATCAGCCTGTAATTTGATTCCCAACATCTTACCCATCGGTCCATTGTTTGCAAGTGATCATTTGGGAACTTATGCTGGAAACTTTTGGGCTGAGGACTCAACTAGCTTAAGCTGGCTTGATCAACAACCTCCACGCTCAGTCATCTATGCTGCATTTGGAAGTACATTTGTCTGCGACCAGCAACAATTTAATGAACTGGCGCTTGGTCTTGAGATGGTAGGCCAGCCATTTCTGTGGGTCGTTAGATCAGATTTTACAAACGGAATGGTTGTGGAATTCCCCGATGGATTCACAAAGAGAGTCGAAAAATAT encodes:
- the LOC110636262 gene encoding UDP-glycosyltransferase 83A1 isoform X1 codes for the protein MQASVHFSIMGRKPHVVVVPYPAQGHVAPLMKLAYNLADHGVKVTFVNTESTHVKVMSAMPEKFKEESPISLVSVPVELDGTDAKEFVESAPSFMPGHLQNLIENINELNNDDQVTHIIADITAGWALEAAKKMDIKPAAFVPFGVANLALVLHNQMLIEAGIIDVDGIQMKDERICLSKKIPAWNKNELLWSFPGNPDTEKFMFQHFVRKIAENVKICNWLLANSFYELEPSACNLIPNILPIGPLFASDHLGTYAGNFWAEDSTSLSWLDQQPPRSVIYAAFGSTFVCDQQQFNELALGLEMVGQPFLWVVRSDFTNGMVVEFPDGFTKRVEKYGKIVKWAPQEKALAHPSTACFFSHCGWNSTMEGLSKGMPFLCWPYFTDQFHNRSYICETWKVGLRLIPDDNGIVTRHEIKTKLEKLLSDKDIEANSLKLKEMARKSTSEGGSSFSNFISFVERIKQ
- the LOC110636262 gene encoding UDP-glycosyltransferase 83A1 isoform X2 codes for the protein MQASVHFSIMGRKPHVVVVPYPAQGHVAPLMKLAYNLADHGVKVTFVNTESTHVKVMSAMPEKFKEESPISLVSVPVELDGTDAKEFVESAPSFMPAGWALEAAKKMDIKPAAFVPFGVANLALVLHNQMLIEAGIIDVDGIQMKDERICLSKKIPAWNKNELLWSFPGNPDTEKFMFQHFVRKIAENVKICNWLLANSFYELEPSACNLIPNILPIGPLFASDHLGTYAGNFWAEDSTSLSWLDQQPPRSVIYAAFGSTFVCDQQQFNELALGLEMVGQPFLWVVRSDFTNGMVVEFPDGFTKRVEKYGKIVKWAPQEKALAHPSTACFFSHCGWNSTMEGLSKGMPFLCWPYFTDQFHNRSYICETWKVGLRLIPDDNGIVTRHEIKTKLEKLLSDKDIEANSLKLKEMARKSTSEGGSSFSNFISFVERIKQ
- the LOC110636240 gene encoding uncharacterized protein LOC110636240, whose protein sequence is METPEQTSSSATSSYYGSSPLPPSVSRLWRPAAQRNLRNQWSKLASYRPQWVSSSSSGRSHATSLVNAYLSQKYMPSMELGSLNDMPDIRKKACSKLFKQQELHRSKLLSSYKDMVTVVTHMVNTSRSMRCYVKGTGSSPILQFSSSSEDNNDTGDGAGIPVFAFWPISSFEQLAEELVQMFISELNLKRLLVVELLTISCEVPQVNELYWSNELYPGEFDDLSICNLYSKETCKPVPPRLVEGKYDMRNMQFKSQPNEDILQVYLTTWLAEVNIDIHRVDEIFAIIGEEMHVNLS
- the LOC110636242 gene encoding protein Asterix is translated as MSSHNNSSSSANDPRQPSAAKPYAPPMVLPQDLPVDYAGFIAVIFGVAGVMFRYKLCSWLAIIFCAQSLTNMRNIENDLKQVSMASMFAIMGLVTNYLGPTRPSAQTQK